In the Kaistella sp. 97-N-M2 genome, one interval contains:
- a CDS encoding SPFH domain-containing protein encodes MAFLGIIVFFGLIVLFASFFTVKQATAAIVERLGKFHIVRQSGLHLKIPFIDQVAKRMNLRIQQLDVIIDTKTLDNVFVRMKVSVQYQVIFSQVADAFYRLENPENQITSYVFDVVRAEVPKLKLDDVFVRKDDVAIAVKSELQEAMQSYGYDIIKALVTDIDPDEQVKHAMNRINAAEREKTAAEYESEAQKIRIVAVAKAEAESKKLQGQGIADQRREIAAGLVESVKMLNEANINAQEASALIVVTQHYDTLQAIGSSNKSSLVLLPNSPNAANSMLNDLMVSMAATQKMDDVK; translated from the coding sequence ATGGCATTTTTAGGAATTATAGTCTTTTTTGGACTTATTGTTTTATTCGCCTCCTTTTTTACAGTGAAGCAGGCAACCGCCGCTATTGTTGAGCGTTTGGGGAAATTTCACATCGTGCGCCAGTCGGGCCTGCACCTTAAGATCCCGTTTATCGATCAGGTTGCAAAACGGATGAACCTCCGGATTCAGCAGTTGGATGTGATTATCGATACGAAGACATTGGATAATGTTTTTGTTCGAATGAAAGTCTCCGTGCAGTATCAGGTGATATTTTCGCAGGTTGCAGACGCGTTTTACCGCTTGGAAAATCCGGAAAACCAGATCACTTCATACGTTTTCGATGTAGTGCGCGCAGAAGTTCCAAAGTTGAAACTGGATGACGTTTTCGTTCGAAAAGACGACGTTGCCATCGCAGTGAAAAGTGAGCTTCAGGAAGCGATGCAGAGTTACGGATACGACATCATTAAAGCATTGGTAACGGATATCGATCCGGACGAGCAGGTGAAACATGCGATGAACCGAATTAACGCGGCAGAGCGGGAGAAAACGGCAGCGGAATACGAATCTGAAGCGCAGAAAATCCGGATTGTGGCCGTAGCGAAAGCGGAAGCGGAATCTAAAAAATTGCAGGGTCAGGGTATTGCCGATCAGCGTCGGGAAATCGCCGCAGGTTTGGTAGAATCTGTAAAAATGTTAAACGAAGCCAATATTAACGCACAGGAAGCTTCGGCGTTGATCGTTGTCACGCAGCATTATGATACGCTTCAGGCAATCGGATCCAGCAATAAGAGCAGTTTGGTTCTCTTGCCAAATTCGCCAAATGCAGCCAACTCTATGTTAAACGATCTGATGGTTTCGATGGCCGCCACACAAAAAATGGACGATGTAAAATAA
- a CDS encoding S8 family serine peptidase encodes MSSTKIINDLAYERFQEATSKIEHVKKGIQETRMGEASLTDIQTDSDKLSKRIARENMPISAALERINGVPNFQDINILYKILKISESVARITIKTRYGNSGYGTGFLVAPGILITNNHVFPDAETAKNSMVQFYYELDENNEANKIQTYGFAPEKLFLTSTYEAQKDNPNSGLDFTIVAITEKSKEGKYIGDIPHTVLDETFGKIIEGENCVIIQHPKGDYKKTVMKDIRMLTLKDDFLIYESDTLPGSSGAVVIGLGTGEVVALHHSSIPNKNPQGQWLRKDGGVYKDGDADETIDWLGNEGIRVSSLIRCIRNMTLPPEMSLLRNTILGKHTEIKNEPKTTKPRKEKPQDDMKNSNESVLNQAVNMIQNAPSRDNLSLQYFEIELSNISLMQDDWKENYKKLVPEIVTSEPLFPLSTIPSQKIIQYVTLSSNENPWEIAAKLEALPQIKTATPDLEMETDLQKKTRNNNQLTESDMLESMKTSNAAGREDDFKTKWSASPFFTLDDSDVVNQRLWNRTAVGLNLKNKKGTNVTSLLDELFKAKKSAAGDAEQDENPDENAIIENLKKINLVQLDTGYTDHAKVKGRFNFDCDEDFIDGSDARDDMRTGLLRHPGHGTRTASIITGGDMSSVFKNDGNYGILCDEDKNSLVNIIPYRISESVVLINRGKNVVDAVNQAVHTNADVMFMCMGSYPRPMIAEAAKVAYDNGVIWVCAAGNEVEMVVAPALCPGTIAVSAINPNQKPWRGSSYGREVDISAPGEDVYVPSMDEKFNEIMVYGSGTSYATPHVAAAAALWKATRREEIFEKYKFPWQIVEAFRKCVKSSATKPAVWDTENYGAGILNIYDLLKCELPDIEKKDYAYANDTRQEWDLGVREAVHFLWNTLLRKTISAQESSQEMQLTERSRIAIAAMTGNPVSTVFESDSITALTDTEKILKMYFDSYQKD; translated from the coding sequence ATGTCTTCCACAAAAATTATCAACGATCTTGCGTACGAACGTTTTCAGGAGGCAACTTCCAAAATCGAGCACGTTAAAAAAGGCATCCAGGAAACCCGAATGGGCGAAGCCAGCCTTACCGATATTCAAACCGACAGCGACAAGCTTTCCAAAAGGATCGCGCGCGAAAATATGCCTATTTCGGCCGCCTTGGAAAGGATTAACGGCGTACCTAATTTTCAGGATATCAATATCCTCTATAAGATTTTAAAGATCTCCGAATCTGTTGCCCGCATCACCATTAAAACACGGTATGGAAACTCCGGCTACGGCACAGGATTTTTGGTCGCGCCCGGCATTCTGATAACTAATAACCACGTTTTCCCTGATGCCGAAACGGCTAAAAACTCCATGGTTCAGTTCTATTATGAACTGGACGAAAATAACGAAGCCAATAAAATTCAAACTTACGGTTTCGCACCGGAAAAGCTCTTTCTGACGTCCACCTACGAAGCGCAAAAGGACAACCCGAACAGCGGCCTCGATTTTACGATCGTAGCCATTACAGAGAAATCCAAAGAGGGAAAATACATTGGCGACATTCCGCATACGGTTTTGGATGAAACTTTCGGCAAGATCATCGAAGGTGAAAACTGCGTCATCATTCAGCATCCGAAAGGCGATTATAAAAAAACCGTCATGAAAGACATCCGGATGCTCACGCTGAAAGATGACTTTTTAATCTATGAATCCGATACGCTTCCGGGCTCCTCCGGTGCGGTGGTAATTGGTCTGGGAACAGGCGAAGTCGTCGCGTTGCATCACAGCAGTATCCCGAACAAAAATCCGCAGGGACAGTGGCTTCGGAAAGACGGCGGCGTTTACAAAGACGGAGATGCCGATGAAACCATCGATTGGCTGGGGAACGAAGGGATCAGGGTGAGTTCGCTTATTCGGTGTATACGAAATATGACTTTACCGCCGGAAATGAGTCTTCTCCGAAATACCATTCTCGGAAAGCACACAGAAATCAAAAACGAACCTAAAACCACGAAACCCCGGAAAGAAAAGCCCCAAGACGATATGAAAAATTCCAACGAATCTGTTCTGAACCAGGCCGTTAATATGATTCAGAACGCGCCCTCGCGGGATAATCTTTCGCTTCAGTATTTTGAGATTGAACTCTCCAATATCAGTCTCATGCAGGACGACTGGAAGGAAAATTACAAGAAACTGGTTCCCGAAATTGTCACTTCCGAACCGCTGTTTCCTTTATCGACAATACCTTCGCAAAAAATTATTCAATATGTAACCCTTTCGTCGAATGAAAATCCCTGGGAGATCGCAGCAAAACTGGAAGCGCTGCCGCAGATAAAAACCGCGACGCCCGATCTGGAAATGGAAACCGACCTTCAAAAGAAAACAAGGAACAACAATCAACTCACAGAATCCGACATGCTGGAAAGTATGAAAACCAGCAATGCCGCGGGCCGAGAAGATGACTTTAAAACCAAATGGAGCGCTTCGCCCTTTTTTACACTCGACGATTCCGACGTTGTTAATCAAAGACTTTGGAACCGAACCGCCGTGGGTTTAAACCTGAAAAATAAAAAAGGAACAAATGTAACTTCTTTGTTAGATGAACTTTTTAAAGCAAAAAAATCAGCAGCAGGCGATGCTGAACAGGATGAAAATCCAGACGAAAATGCCATTATTGAGAACCTCAAAAAAATAAATTTGGTTCAACTCGATACAGGTTACACCGATCATGCGAAGGTTAAGGGCCGTTTCAATTTCGACTGCGACGAGGATTTCATTGATGGTTCCGATGCGCGCGATGATATGAGAACAGGTTTGCTGCGCCATCCGGGACACGGAACGCGCACCGCAAGCATTATCACGGGCGGTGACATGAGTTCTGTTTTTAAAAACGACGGCAACTACGGCATTTTGTGCGACGAAGACAAAAATTCCCTCGTGAATATTATTCCGTACCGCATCTCCGAATCCGTGGTTTTGATCAACCGCGGAAAAAACGTTGTTGATGCCGTTAATCAGGCAGTTCATACAAATGCAGACGTCATGTTTATGTGCATGGGAAGTTATCCGCGGCCGATGATCGCCGAAGCTGCAAAAGTAGCGTACGATAATGGCGTGATCTGGGTTTGCGCCGCCGGAAATGAAGTCGAAATGGTGGTGGCGCCGGCCTTGTGTCCGGGAACGATCGCTGTTTCTGCCATCAATCCAAATCAGAAACCCTGGCGCGGTAGCAGTTATGGCCGCGAAGTCGATATTTCTGCGCCGGGTGAAGATGTTTATGTTCCTTCTATGGACGAAAAATTTAACGAAATCATGGTCTACGGCAGCGGAACAAGTTACGCAACACCACACGTTGCCGCTGCTGCTGCGCTTTGGAAAGCGACGAGACGCGAAGAAATTTTCGAAAAGTATAAATTTCCGTGGCAGATTGTGGAAGCCTTTCGAAAATGCGTAAAATCTTCCGCGACAAAACCTGCTGTTTGGGACACCGAAAATTACGGCGCCGGCATTTTGAATATTTACGATCTGCTGAAATGCGAATTGCCCGATATTGAGAAAAAAGATTACGCCTATGCCAACGATACGCGCCAGGAATGGGATTTGGGTGTTCGCGAGGCGGTGCATTTTCTCTGGAACACGTTGTTGCGAAAAACAATTTCCGCGCAGGAATCATCGCAGGAGATGCAACTCACGGAACGATCGCGAATTGCCATTGCCGCCATGACGGGAAATCCTGTTTCGACTGTTTTTGAAAGCGACAGCATCACGGCCCTCACCGATACGGAAAAAATCCTCAAAATGTATTTCGACAGCTACCAAAAAGACTAA